The genomic interval CCAGGCCGCCGGGGACATTGGCGTACATGCCCTGGAAGAACGCCAGGTTCTCGGGCTCGGCGCTGATGTCCGCAAACTTGCAGAGAATCGACACCCAGGGCTTCGAGCCGGAGATCGGCGAGCGGCCATCGGAGCGAATGGCTTCGGGCTGTGAAGGGAGCACCTCGACCAGCCGGACGAGGGGCGGCGTGCCCTGGTCGACGGCCGCGGATTCGTAGGTCACCCGCACCCGCCGGTGGTTCCAGCGGTCGATGCCGAAGCGGGGAAGGTCGTCAATCCGGAGCTCCGTCCGGAGGCCGCGGTCATCGGTGAGAAACCAGCGCAGGTGATGCTCGCCGTCCGGGGCATCGCCCCACACCGCATCGAGAATGCCGGTCGCTTTGGTCAATGGGGTAGCAGTGGCGGCGGCGGCAGCCGAGCCGGCTGCAATACACAGGGTGAGGAGGAGAAACGCCGAGAAGAGGAGACGGGCCTTGGGCAGCATGAAATACCTCCAGTAGATGATCGCCTCAGGGAGAGTCCGATGCAGAAACTACAACCGCACGGCCATTCTATCTACTTTTGTCTATAGACGCTTTGAAGGAAGTTTCTAGGACCGGGCTCTTCAGCCGCCCCAAGACATCCAGCCGACACCGCCAATGGCCAACAGGGTGCCGGCGATCGCCCGTGGACTGGGCACGACCCTCTGCTCGCGGGCTTCGAGCAGCAAGCTGAACACCGGGCTGGTAGAGAGCAGCACCGCCGCCAGGGCCGCCGGCGACCCGGCGATGCCCGCCATCATCAGCAGAATCGCCAGGTAGGTGCCGAGGAACGACGGGGCGGCCAGCTCCTTCCAGGCGGTGGGCGAGACGAGGGTTCGCAGGCTGGCGAGGAGCTTGCCCCGCACGGCGAGAACCGCCAGCAGGCCGAGTACCGCCGTCGCCAATCGAACCAGGGCGGCGGAGAGAAAGGGCACGGACTCCATGCCGACCTTGGCGAGGGCGACGCCGGTGCCCTGCCCAAAGGCGGCGAGGAGGGCGAGGGCGGTGCCGGCGACCGCCGCTCCGGCCACCGCCGGAAGGGGTCGCGAGCCGCCGCCGGTCCTGGCGTGCGGGGCCCGCGTGGAGACCACCAGGGTGATGCCGACGAGCACCGTCGCGCCGCCGATCCCTTGATGCAGGGTCCAGCGCTCACCGAACAGCCAGCCGGCCCACAGAGCGGTGAACAGCGGATTGACGGTTTGCCACAGCAGGGTGCGGTAGGCGCCCAAGAGCGGCACCGCAGCGAACAGGGCGGTGTCGCCAAGGGTCATGCCCAACAGGCCCGAGAGGGCGATCCAACCGACCGCCACGGGCGGCGCGGCGAGGAGCACCGGTCCCTGGCCGACGGCCCACACCGTGACGGCGAGGAGGACCATCGCCATGGTGCACTTCGCCAGGTTGACGGTCCACGGCCCCCAGGTGGCGATGGGGCGCCGGAACCAGCCGACGGCCACCGCCCAGGCGAGGGCCGCCGCCAGGCATGCCGCCATGCCGACGGTCGGGCTGGGAACCATGATTTGGGGCTAGCGGTCGTCGGACTTCAGCACCGCGACGAAGGCCGACTGGGGGATCTCCACGGCGCCCACCATCTTCATGCGCTTCTTGCCCTCTTTCTGCTTTTCGAGCAGCTTGCGCTTGCGGCTGATGTCGCCGCCGTAGCACTTGGCGGTGACGTCCTTGCGGAAGGCGTTGATGGTTGTGCGGGCGATGACCTTGCCGCCGATGGTGCCTTGGATGGCGATCTTGAACTGCTGCTTGGGGATCGTGTCTGCCAGCTTCTCGCAGTAGCGCAGTGCCCGGGAACGGGCCTTCTCCTCGTGGACGAGCTGGGCCAGGGCGTCCACCGGTTCACCGTTCACCAGGATGTCCACCTTGACCAACTGGGTCTCGCGGTAGCCGATCATCTCGTAGTCGAAGGATCCGTACCCCTGGGTGACGGTCTTCAACCGGTCGTAGAAGTCGAACATCACCTCCGCCAGCGGCAGCTCGGAGGTCAGCTCGACGCGCCCGACGGACAGGTAGGTGAAGGTGGTCTCTTCGCCGCGCCGATCTCGGCATAGCTCCATCACCGCCCCCACGTAGCGCTCGGGCATCATGATGGCGGCCTTGATGTATGGCTCTTCGGCCACTTTGATGCTGGCCGGATCCGGGAACAGGGCGGGATTGTCGATGCGCAGCTTCTCGCCGTTCTCCAGTTCGACGTGGTACTCGACGGAGGGCGCCGAAAGCAGCAGATCGAGGTCGTACTCGCGGTGCAGCCGCTCCTGCACGACGTCCAGGTGAAGGAGCCCGAGGAAGCCGCAGCGAAAGCCGAAGCCGAGGGCGCTCGACGAGTCCTTCTCGTAGGTCAGGGCGGCGTCGTTCAAGGCCAGCTTGTCGAGGGCGGCGCCGAGGTCCTCGTAGTCGTCCGTCGACATCGGGTAGACGGACGAGAACACCACCGGCTTGGCTTCTTTGTAGCCGGGAAGCGGCGCCGCGGCGGGCCGCTCTTCCTCCGTCAAGGTGTCGCCGATGGCGATATCGCGCACCGTCTTGATGCCGGCGATCACGTAGCCGACGGAGCCTGCCGCCAGTTCCTTGGTCTCGACCCGCTTGAGCTGCAGCAGGCCCACCTCCTCGACCTCGTAGCTCTTCTCGGTGTGCATCAGCCGGATGGTGGTGCCGGCTCGGAGGGTGCCTTGCTGGATGCGCACCAGCATCACCACGCCCCGGTATACATCGTATTGGGCGTCGAAGATGAGGGCCTGGAGGGGAGCGTCCGGATCGCCGATCGGCGCCGGCAGCTTGTGGACGATGGCTTCGAGCACGTCGTCGATGCCCTGGCCGGTCTTGGCCGACGCGTGAGCGGCGTCGAACGGATCGAGGCCGAGGTCCTCGATGATCTCTTCGTTCACCCGGTCGATATCCGCCGACGGCAGGTCGATTTTGTTGATCACCGGCACCAGCTCGAGGTCGTATTCGAGGGCCAGGTAGAGATTGGCGACGGTCTGCGCTTCGACTCCCTGGGCGGCGTCCACCAGCAGCAGGGCGCCCTCGCAGGACATCAGCGAGCGGCGTACCTCGTGGGAGAAATCCACGTGGCCAGGGGTATCGATCAGGTTGAGGGTGTAGGTCTCCCCGTCCTGCGCCTGGTAGCGCAGGGTGACGGTGTTGCTCTTGATGGTGATGCCGCGCTCTCGCTCGAGATCCATCGAGTCGAGAATCTGGTCGCGGAACTCGCGCGCCTCGACCCCGCCACAGCGCTGAATCAGCCGATCCGCCAGGGTCGACTTGCCGTGGTCGATGTGAGCGATGATGCAGAAGTTGCGGGTTTTTTCCACCGAAGTGTTCCTGAGGTCAATACCGACGAGCCGTGGTCTCCCGAGCCTGGAAGGCTCGGCGGCGCCTTTGGCGCCGAGGACGGGGTGAGCCCGAGAAGACACGTCTTCTCGGCTGAGGGGGCGCCTAGCGCCCTAAGAATAACAGCTGGCAGACTGCTGAAATCGTACCTAAGGCGCCTGTTCAGCGGTCTGCTAGCGGAGCGACATCCTATCGCGTCCGGCGGCACCTGGAGAGGGTCATCGGACTAGGGTTCGAGGAGTGGGGCCAGGGCCGAGTCGCCGAGGGCCACCGCCCGCGCTCGCGGGTCCCGTGCGATGGCCTCTTGCAGGCGATTGCGCGCCGCCGCCGGTTCTCCTCGGTCGAGCAGGATGCGCGCCAGCTCCAGGCGGGCCGGTACGAAGTCCGCTTCGTCCGGCGTCGCCCGGGTGAGCCAGACTTCCGCCTCGGCGGAGCGTTCCAGGTCGTGGAGCAGCAAGCCGAGGGAGGCGGCGTGGGCGAAGGCCTCGGCGGACAGCTCTGCGGCGCGGGAGAGGGCCGCTGCCGCCGCTGCCTTCTCGCCTACCCCGAAGAGAGCGAAACCCAGCCGCAGGTGGGGCTCCGCCTCGTCCGGCGCCAGCTCTGCCGCCCGCGAGAGGGCGCCGACGGCGCGCTGCCGCTGGCCGGCTACCCCGAGGGTCGACCCGAGAGCCAGCCAGCCGTCCGCCCGCTCCGGCTGAAGCCGCACCACCTCCAACCACTGCGTGACGGCGTCGCTCATGGCGCCGGAGCGCATCAGGCTGACGGCCAGGGTGCGGCGGCTCTCCGGCTGATCGGGATCGAGGGCCACCGCCTTCGCCGCCCGCTCGCGCGCTTCGGCTGCCTGGCCGAGAGCCAGCAACGCTTCCGCCGAGCGCGCCAGGGCGAATCGGTTCTGCGGATCTTGGGCGAGGGCTCGATCGAAGGCCGCGAGGGCGCCGCGCGCATCGCCCGCGGCCATCGCTCCTTCGGCTTCGCCGAGGAGGTTCCAAAGGCCTATGCGGTCCTTCGGATCCGGCGCGTCCGGCGGCGGTTCGTCCGGTGAGGCGGCACCGCCGCCGGCATAGCCGAGGGCGCGCAGCCGCGCGACCGCCTCCGGATCGTCGGTGCCGCCGGCCTGCCGGGCGGGCTGGGACTCGACGGTGCGCAGGTGCTTCTGAAGGGACCGCGCCCGCCGACGCTCGCGGTCCACGAGGTTGTCGGCTTCCGTCGGGTCGGCGGCGAGATTGTACAGCTCCGGCTTGGGAGCGGCGATCAGTTTCCAGTCTCCTTCGACGACCGCCCGCAGCGGCGCCCAGCCGTAGGAGATCCACGGCCTGCGGGTTTCCAGGTACGCCGGCGGCGGATTGAAATCTCTGCCGCGCAATGCTGCCGCGAGGCTCATGCCGTCGAGGCCCTTCGGCAGCGGCAGGTCGAGCAGCTCCAGCAGGGTCGGGAAGACATCGATCAGACGCGGCCGGAGGGTACCGGGAAGCAGGCGCGGCGGCAACTTCGACGGCCAGGCAAACACCAGCGGCACCTCCATGGTGCTCTGGTAGATGAAGAAGCCGTGGGTCTCCTCGCCGTGCTCGCCGAGACTCTCGCCGTGGTCGGCGGTGAGGACCACCAGGGTGCCCGCGCCGCCGGCCGTTGCCAGGAGCTTTCCGAGCTCTCGATCGACGCTCAGGACCTCGCCGTCGTAGGCGCCGCGCGGGCCGTCTCGCCGCAACTCCGCCGGCGGCTCGTAGGGATCGTGCGGATCGTAGAAATGGACCCAGGCGAACCAGGGCTCCGGTGCCCCTTCGAGCCAGGTGATGGCCGCTTCGGCGGTGGCCTTGGCGGATCGCTCCGAAGAGCCCGGCGGGAAGTCATCGTCGTAGTGGGCGAATCCTTGGGCCAGGCCGAAGGCCGAATCGAGGGGAAAACCGCTGACGAAGGCCGCCGTTCCGTAGCCGGCGTCGGAGAGGGCCGCGGCCAGACTGTCGAGGCCGCCGGGCACGGTCTGGCCGTTGTCCCGCACGCCGTGACGGCGGGGCAGCAGGCCGGTCAGCAGGGAGGTGTGCGCCGGCAGAGTGAGCGGCGCCGGAGACAGCGCCCGAGCGGTGCGTACTCCGGAGCGGGCGAGGGCGTCGAAGGCCGGGGTGGGATGGCCGCCAGAGATCCAGCCGAGGGCATCCGGCCGCAAAGTGTCGACGGTGACCAGGAGGACGTTGGGGGGGAGGAGGTTCGGGGGGAGGACCTGCGGTGACGATTTCGGGGCAACCGCCGCGGGCTGCTGTGAGAAGAGGGACGCGCAGACGAAAACGGCCTGCACCCAGAAGGCGCAGGCCGTTCGAAGACATCGCGGGCCGCGATACCGGGCCGGGAGGATTCGCCCCCGGCCCGCGGCCTGCGACGGCGCTACTCGACGGACGAGGACCACAGGGCTACATTGCCCGACTCGAAGCCGTCCGCGAAGATCAGGTTGCTGACCCCGCAGACATCGCTCTGGCCATCGGCCACCTGCAGCGACGCGTTGGTCACCAACACCTCATCGAAGGAGAATCCGGCCAGTGCCAGGCCGCCATCGGTGCCGTAGGTCACCTCGAGCTGCACCGGCTGCCCGGCGAAGGTCGAGGACTGGAGATCCCCGGCATTCCAGGAGCTGGAGGCCCAGCTCGCGTTGGTGCCGGCCCAGCCACCGCCTGGATTACAACCGCTGTAGTTGTTGTCGTTGGTGGTGTTGTAGGGCCGGCCGGAACTCGGCGTGATGGCGGTGCGATTGTCGGCACCGTCAACGATGGCGACGTTGGCCCGGTCATACCAGGAACCACCGGAGACATTCTCGATGGTGAAGTTGGTCCACAGCGAGAGCGTCGAACCATTGCTCAGGCTCAACAGCGGGGACCGAATGCGATCACAGGCGTTGTCGATGTTGCCCGACGAAGCCTGCGCGAAGGACGTACCGTCGCCGCCGCCGAGAGCGCTCGACCGAGCGAAGACGCCTCCGTTGACGTTCCAGTCGTCGTTGTCGGTTTCGAAGTCGAAGGTCTGCGTACCCGAAGCCGAGAAGTCCGACTCGGTGAACGGAATGCTCACCGTCTGGGTACGGGTGGCCGGCGACAGTTCGTCGCTGGTGACCTCGATTTCGAACTCCACGGTGTCGTTGGGGGACAGCCCCGTCGCAACGAACTGGAAGGACCCCGTGGCGCTGTCGCAGGCACCGAGGCTCGCGGCCGCCGTGCCCGGGAAGGAGATCGAAGGATCGATCGCCGGATGGCTGGTCGAGGTGACCGATTCGATGCGGACGTTGGTCAGCGACCCGGTTCCGATGTTCTGAATATCGAAGGTCACCCGACCGTCTTCGCAGTTGTCGAGGAAAATGTCGCCGTCGCCGGACTGCACCTGGGCGTTGGTGGTCGCTCCCGGCACCGCCATGTTGGCTCCGGCCGTCGGAATCGCCGACGTGCAGGCGCTCAAGGGGCTGATGCAGGTCTCGCCGGCGCCCTTTGCCGCCACCGTGTAGAAGTACTCCACGCCGTTACCGAGGTTGGTGTCGACGAACGAGAGGTCGGAGGTCTCACCGACGATGGTCTTGCCGAAGGCGCAACCGAAAACGCCCTCGGTGCGGTAGATCCGGTAGCTGGTGGCGCCGGCGATGGCGGCCCAGGACAGCGCGACGGCGCGGTCCGACGGGTTGGCGACCACCGTCGGAGCGACGGTAGGAGCCCCGGCGCAGCCGGCATCCTGGACCGTCGGGGTGGGACAGGCAATGCCGTGCCGGTCGTAGGCGTCGAAGATCGCCTGCATATGCGGGGTGCCGTCCGTCAGGTCGCCGTTGTCGTCGTCGATGGCGAGGTAGTTGAGGTAGCCGCCGTCGGCGTTGCAGCCGTCACCGGTGCTGGTGCCGTCGACGCAGCTAAACCACGAGCCGACCGGCGAGGCGCCCATGAACGTTAGGCTGGTGGCGATCTCGCGGGCGGTGTCCAGGGACATGCCGTAGAGCGTCTGGAGATCACGGTTCCACAAATCCCACACGGCCTCGCCGTAGACGGCGCCCTCGCAGTGGGTCGAGCCGCCGCAGGGGGTGCCGCCGCCGCTGCCGCAAGCGGGATCGATGAAGGCGATGTCGTGGGGATTGCCGGACGTGCGGTTCGCCCAATCGATGTCGCGCACGCCGTCGCACTGGGTGCAGGGATCGCCGTAGCCGTTGCAGTTGTTGCCCAGCCGGAAGTTCCGGCCGATGCAGGAGGTGTTCAGGCGCAGCGAGGCGTAAATGTCGGCGATGCCCTCGCCCGGCGAGGAGATGCCGGCGTTGACGTCCGTCGCGTCCCGGCCGTGGCCCCACTCGTGGTCGAACACGCCGGCCAGCTCGCCGGTGTTGGAGCAGCCGCCGCCGGAGGTGAAGAAGCGTAGCTGGCTGGCGCCGCCGGTGGCGTTGCAGTTCGAGTTGATATTCATGGTCGACAGCAGCGGGCTGTTCAGCCACGGGTCGTTCGGCGTGAAGCCGCGACTCATCTCGGCGATGCGGTTGAGCTCGTAGAAGCCCGAACGGCTGGAGTGGGTGTTGCCGGGAGAGGAGCCCGGAGGCACGGTGCAGTCGATGCCGCCGCTGGTACCGAAGTCCAGCACATCGCCGCTGGTGGACTCGTTGATCGGGCCGCAAGTGTCGTTCATGGTGATGAACGCACCGGACAGGGTCGAGCTGATGTCGCCGTCCAGGCATACCGCTACGTTGCCGCCGGTGTCCGAGAAGTACGTCGTGCCGTTGTTGGTGACGTCGGCGAAGGGGAAGCGGTAGGTGACGTTCACGCCATCCGGTGCCACGCCGTCGTTCGACACCGGGTAGACGCCGCCCTGGATGGTGCGGGTGCTGGCGTAGGCGGCCATGTCCTCGAAGGCCAGCAGCTCACCGCTGTGGGCGTCGACCAGACCTTCCCACTCTGCCAGGTCATTGCTGAATTTCGTGGCGATCGCCCAGGCCAAGCGATAGCTGTATCCCTGACCGACGGCGATGCGCGCCAGGTCCGTGCCCCTGGACATCGGAATCAGCTCGAGCCGGGGCTTGCGCCAGGTGGAGTCGGCCACGTAGGGCGACAGGTGCCGGGCGACGACCTCCTGCGCATCGTCGGCGTCGAGGGTGGGAATCGACGAGACATTGACGTCGCCCCACTTCTGGGCGCCGAACAGTACGAGGTTGCCGTGGCTGATCACCGCCACCAGGTTGCTGCCGCGCACCGGCACGCCGTGCACCTCGCGTTGGGCGACGATCTGGACCTTCTTGCCGTCGCGGTAGACCGCCACTCGACCCGGGCTTGCGACCTCGCTGATGTCGATGTTGAGGGCCGACTGACGGGCGCTCAGGTAGTTGGCAAAGGCGTCCCAGGCGGCCTGCTGGTGGGCGGCGTGGGACCCGGGGCTGTCTCCGCGCAGATTCTGCCAGGTCAGGGAATTGGCGGAGCCGGGGAGAATCGGATCGGAGGGCAGCAGGGTGCCCCAGCGGCCGCTGCGCAGGTCCATGCGGGCCTTCGAGGCCGGCAGGCCGAGGGCCGCAAGGCTCTGCTGGGCGTTGCCCGCTGCGGCGGCCGGTAGATCCGCGGCCGGCTGCAAGATGTTGCCGATGTAGAGGTCGGCATGGCGATACTCCTTCTCGCGAACCGGCGATTCGTCCGGTTGCCGGAAGGCGAGCAGAGGAGCGGCGACGAGAACCGTCAGTGCGACGATTCCAGCAACGGGCCTGCTGATACGTACCATGATCGTGAATTCTCCTTGGGAAATGAATCCGCGGCAGTCCAAATAGTTCCAGCCCGACGGTCGACGCCGAGCGCGGTAGTTTCGTTGTCCGTTTCCTTAGATTCGTAGGCTTTCCGCGGGCGGACGCAAGGACGCTGCGCGGATCCAACGGCTCAGGATCTGGTTGACGAGAGTCAAAACTGCAATCCTTTTGACGATAACATAATGCCCAGTTGAACCGACCACGCCGCTTTCCGCTCACGCGGTATCCTCCCGATCTCTCGCGGCACTCCGCAAAACGTCTCCGAATCCCTCGAAAACCGCCGATGACCCGACTGAATCGCGATCCCTTGACGTTTCTTGGACGGGCACCGTTTCTTGGCTGGGCGGGCCGCACCGATCGTCGGCGGGTGCCGGTGGCGGTCTTCATCGCCTCGGTCCTGGTGGCGGGGGTTTTGGCCTTCGGCGCCCCGACAGTAGAGCCGGCCGCGCGGCCGAATCTGGTGCTCGTCACCCTCGACACCACCCGCGCCGATGCCCTGGGGGCCTACGGCGGCTCCGCGAAAACGCCGGTGCTCGATGGTTTGGTGCGGAGGGGACTGCGCTTCGAGCGGGCGATCACCGCTTCGCCGCTGACCTTGCCGGCTCACGCCTCCCTCCTCACCGGCCTCGATCCACCGGCCCACGGAGTGCGGGACAACGGCCTCGCCGCCCTGCCGTCGGACCTGCCGACCCTCGCCACGCGCTTCGCCGACGGCGGCTGGGAGACAGCGGCGGTGGTGGCTTCGCGGGTGCTCGATCGCCGTTTCGGCCTGGCGCGCGGATTCAGCCTCTACGACGACTCGATGGCCGCCGAGCGAGTGGGCGAGTACGGCTACGCCGAGCGCGAGGCGGATCGAGTCACGGACGTGGCCCTCGCCTGGCTGGCGAACGGACGCGATTCCCAGGCCCCCTTCTTCCTGTGGGTGCACTACTACGACCCCCACTCCCCCTACCTGCCGGCGCCCTCTCCGCGGCAGGGCTATGACGCCGAGCTGGAGCGGGTGGACGGCCAACTCGGCCGCCTGCTCGCTGCCTTGCCGCCGGCAACGCTGGTCGCGGTGGTGGGGGACCACGGGGAGTCGCTGGGGGAGCACGGCGAGGATCGGCACGGCATCTTTCTGTACCGAGCCGTTCTGGAAGTGCCGCTGATCCTCTCCGGCCCCGGGGTGCCCGCCGGGGCGGTGGTGAAGGAGACCGTCGCCAGCCGCCGTCTGGCGCCGACCTTGGCGTCGCTGGCGGGCCTGCAGGCTTTGCCGGGCGAGGTGTTGCCGGGACTTACCAAGGGCGATGGCGACGCTGGGGAGAACACGATCTACAGCGAAGCGACCCTTCCCGCCAGGGCCTACGGTTGGAGCCCCTTGAAGGCGGTAACCCGCGGCGATTGGCGCTTGATCGCCGCGCCGCGCCCGGAGCTCTACAACGTCATCCAGGATCCCGCCGAGAGCGACAACCGCGTGGTCGCGGAGCGCCGCCAGGCGCGGCGCCTGCGGGACGATCTGCGAACCCTCGAAGAGGAGATGGCGAGCCGGTCGGCGCCGGAGATCGAGGGCGATGCGGCCCTCACCGAGGCGGTGCGCTCGCTGGGGTATACGGCGGGTGCGTCGAGCGAAGCGATGACCGGGCCGGTGCGGATCGAAGGGCGGGATCCGAAGGACGGGATCGCCCTCCTCGCCCGGCTCGCTGAGGCCAAGGACCGGATCGCCGCCGGCCGTGCCGGCGAGGCGGTCCCGTTGCTCGAGGCCCTGGTCCAAGAGGATTCACGCAATGTCCCCTTCTGGAGCCAGCTCGGCAACGCGCGCCGGGCCACCGGCGACCTCACCGGCGCCGTCGCCGCCTACCGCCAGGCGGTCGCTCTGAATCCGGCACTGGGTCTGCTGCGCATCCCGCTGGGCGATGCCCTGGCGGACGCCGGCAAGGCGGAGGAGGCGCGCCGCGAGTACCGGGCCGCCATCGAGCGCGATCGGCGATCCGCCACCGCCTGGCTGCGCCTCGGCGAGATGGCCGCGCGGGCCGGCAAGAGCCGAGAGGAGCGGGCTCTGCTGTCGCAAGCGGCCGAGAACGGAGCGGACAGCGCGGCGCTCCTCACCCGGCTGGCCCAGCTCGAACTGGCGGCCGGTGACGCTGCATCGGCCGTCCGCCGCCTCGAAAGGGCAACGGAGCTGTTGCCCTCCTGGTCCACCGGCTGGCTGGTGCTCGGCCAGGCGAGCCTGCGGGCCGGCGATCGCGGTGCGGCGAAGAGTGCTTGGGTGGAGGCCTCGCGGCTGGCCGGCAACGGGCCAGAAGGAGCCCAGGCGCGCCGCTGGCTCGAGGAGCTGGCGAGCCAAGAACACAAGGCGGCGCCGCCCAAGGGAGGGACACCGTGAGCTTGCGGCTGGTCGCGATCTGCGCCCTGGGCCTCGAAGAATTCCTACAGGAGGAGCTGAAGGCGCTGGGTATTGCGCAGACGAAAGCCGGCCGCGGCGCGGTTACCTTTCAGGGCCGCTGGCCGGATGTGTGGCGGACCAACTGGCAGCTCCGCACGGCGAATCGGGTGCTGGTGGAATTGGGCCGCTGGGCGGCGCCGGAGGATGACCATCTCTACACCGGCGCGCGCGCCCTGGTGGAAGACCGCACTCGCCGATGGGACGGTCTCGCCGCCGGCCGCCTCTTCGCACCGGACCGCACGATCGCGATCCACGCCACCTCCACCGCCTCCGTCGTGCGGGACACCCGCTGGGTGGCTTTGAAAACCAAGGACGGGCTGGTGGACGGCCAGCGCAAGCGCTTCGGCCGCCGTGCGTCGATCGACCGCAAGCGCCCGGATCTACCGCTGCGGGTATGGCTGCACAAGGATCGCGCCTCGCTGCTCCTCGACACCTCCGGCGAGCCCCTCGACCGGCGCGGCTACCGCCGGGCGACGGGGGTGGCTCCTTTACGCGAGACAATGGCCGCAGCCTGCGTGCTGGCCTCCGGCTGGGATGGCCGGGGGCCGGTGGTGGATCCCATGTGCGGTACCGGCACCCTGCTGGCCGAGGCGGCGTGGTTCGCCCTTCGGCGGCCCGCCGGCTGGGCGCGAGGCGCCGCCGGCACGGGCTGGGCCTTCGAGCGTTTCCCGGGATTCGACCGCGCGGCCTTCGCGGCGATCCAGCGGGGGACGTCCGAGACCGACCGGCCGGATCTCTCCCTGTGGGGTATCGACCGGTCCCCGGAAGCGGTGAGCGCCGCCGGCGAGAACCTGGAGCGAGCGGGTCTGGCGGACATCGCAAGGGTCCAGCGCGGCGACGCTTTCGAGTTCAAACCGCCGAATTCTCCGGGACTGGTGATTCTCAACCCGCCCTACGGTGAGAGA from Acidobacteriota bacterium carries:
- a CDS encoding DMT family transporter codes for the protein MVPSPTVGMAACLAAALAWAVAVGWFRRPIATWGPWTVNLAKCTMAMVLLAVTVWAVGQGPVLLAAPPVAVGWIALSGLLGMTLGDTALFAAVPLLGAYRTLLWQTVNPLFTALWAGWLFGERWTLHQGIGGATVLVGITLVVSTRAPHARTGGGSRPLPAVAGAAVAGTALALLAAFGQGTGVALAKVGMESVPFLSAALVRLATAVLGLLAVLAVRGKLLASLRTLVSPTAWKELAAPSFLGTYLAILLMMAGIAGSPAALAAVLLSTSPVFSLLLEAREQRVVPSPRAIAGTLLAIGGVGWMSWGG
- the lepA gene encoding translation elongation factor 4 — its product is MEKTRNFCIIAHIDHGKSTLADRLIQRCGGVEAREFRDQILDSMDLERERGITIKSNTVTLRYQAQDGETYTLNLIDTPGHVDFSHEVRRSLMSCEGALLLVDAAQGVEAQTVANLYLALEYDLELVPVINKIDLPSADIDRVNEEIIEDLGLDPFDAAHASAKTGQGIDDVLEAIVHKLPAPIGDPDAPLQALIFDAQYDVYRGVVMLVRIQQGTLRAGTTIRLMHTEKSYEVEEVGLLQLKRVETKELAAGSVGYVIAGIKTVRDIAIGDTLTEEERPAAAPLPGYKEAKPVVFSSVYPMSTDDYEDLGAALDKLALNDAALTYEKDSSSALGFGFRCGFLGLLHLDVVQERLHREYDLDLLLSAPSVEYHVELENGEKLRIDNPALFPDPASIKVAEEPYIKAAIMMPERYVGAVMELCRDRRGEETTFTYLSVGRVELTSELPLAEVMFDFYDRLKTVTQGYGSFDYEMIGYRETQLVKVDILVNGEPVDALAQLVHEEKARSRALRYCEKLADTIPKQQFKIAIQGTIGGKVIARTTINAFRKDVTAKCYGGDISRKRKLLEKQKEGKKRMKMVGAVEIPQSAFVAVLKSDDR
- a CDS encoding sulfatase-like hydrolase/transferase, encoding MQAVFVCASLFSQQPAAVAPKSSPQVLPPNLLPPNVLLVTVDTLRPDALGWISGGHPTPAFDALARSGVRTARALSPAPLTLPAHTSLLTGLLPRRHGVRDNGQTVPGGLDSLAAALSDAGYGTAAFVSGFPLDSAFGLAQGFAHYDDDFPPGSSERSAKATAEAAITWLEGAPEPWFAWVHFYDPHDPYEPPAELRRDGPRGAYDGEVLSVDRELGKLLATAGGAGTLVVLTADHGESLGEHGEETHGFFIYQSTMEVPLVFAWPSKLPPRLLPGTLRPRLIDVFPTLLELLDLPLPKGLDGMSLAAALRGRDFNPPPAYLETRRPWISYGWAPLRAVVEGDWKLIAAPKPELYNLAADPTEADNLVDRERRRARSLQKHLRTVESQPARQAGGTDDPEAVARLRALGYAGGGAASPDEPPPDAPDPKDRIGLWNLLGEAEGAMAAGDARGALAAFDRALAQDPQNRFALARSAEALLALGQAAEARERAAKAVALDPDQPESRRTLAVSLMRSGAMSDAVTQWLEVVRLQPERADGWLALGSTLGVAGQRQRAVGALSRAAELAPDEAEPHLRLGFALFGVGEKAAAAAALSRAAELSAEAFAHAASLGLLLHDLERSAEAEVWLTRATPDEADFVPARLELARILLDRGEPAAARNRLQEAIARDPRARAVALGDSALAPLLEP
- a CDS encoding sulfatase-like hydrolase/transferase, which gives rise to MTRLNRDPLTFLGRAPFLGWAGRTDRRRVPVAVFIASVLVAGVLAFGAPTVEPAARPNLVLVTLDTTRADALGAYGGSAKTPVLDGLVRRGLRFERAITASPLTLPAHASLLTGLDPPAHGVRDNGLAALPSDLPTLATRFADGGWETAAVVASRVLDRRFGLARGFSLYDDSMAAERVGEYGYAEREADRVTDVALAWLANGRDSQAPFFLWVHYYDPHSPYLPAPSPRQGYDAELERVDGQLGRLLAALPPATLVAVVGDHGESLGEHGEDRHGIFLYRAVLEVPLILSGPGVPAGAVVKETVASRRLAPTLASLAGLQALPGEVLPGLTKGDGDAGENTIYSEATLPARAYGWSPLKAVTRGDWRLIAAPRPELYNVIQDPAESDNRVVAERRQARRLRDDLRTLEEEMASRSAPEIEGDAALTEAVRSLGYTAGASSEAMTGPVRIEGRDPKDGIALLARLAEAKDRIAAGRAGEAVPLLEALVQEDSRNVPFWSQLGNARRATGDLTGAVAAYRQAVALNPALGLLRIPLGDALADAGKAEEARREYRAAIERDRRSATAWLRLGEMAARAGKSREERALLSQAAENGADSAALLTRLAQLELAAGDAASAVRRLERATELLPSWSTGWLVLGQASLRAGDRGAAKSAWVEASRLAGNGPEGAQARRWLEELASQEHKAAPPKGGTP
- a CDS encoding RNA methyltransferase, with product MSLRLVAICALGLEEFLQEELKALGIAQTKAGRGAVTFQGRWPDVWRTNWQLRTANRVLVELGRWAAPEDDHLYTGARALVEDRTRRWDGLAAGRLFAPDRTIAIHATSTASVVRDTRWVALKTKDGLVDGQRKRFGRRASIDRKRPDLPLRVWLHKDRASLLLDTSGEPLDRRGYRRATGVAPLRETMAAACVLASGWDGRGPVVDPMCGTGTLLAEAAWFALRRPAGWARGAAGTGWAFERFPGFDRAAFAAIQRGTSETDRPDLSLWGIDRSPEAVSAAGENLERAGLADIARVQRGDAFEFKPPNSPGLVILNPPYGERIDEDAAQWRRVGDLLKQSYAGWKAVVLAGGESRGKQIGLRPRRRIAVRNGPLDVRILPFDLYRGTQSGVA